Genomic window (Nitrospirales bacterium LBB_01):
TGAAAGATCGTGTAGCATTGGTAACTGGTTCAGCCAGAGGGATAGGAAAGGCGATAGCAGAGGTGTTGGCTCAAAGAGGGGCTAATGTGGTAATTTCTGATGTTAATCTTGAGGAGGCACAAAAAACTGCCGCAGAAATCGCAACATTTGGCGTAAAAACTATGGCCGTTAAATTTGATGTGTCAAACTCCAAAGAGGTCACCGAAGCCTTTTCCGCTATTACGGCACAGTTTGGACAACTTGACATACTTATCAATAACGCCGGTATCACCAAAGATTCCCTAATAATGAGAATGAAGGACGAGGATTGGGATGCCGTGATAAATGTAAATCTAAAGAGCGTATTTCTGTGCTCTAAGGAGGCTCTTAAAACCATGTCTAAGCAAAGATATGGCAGAATAGTTAACATTGCCTCTATCGTAGCCTTTATAGGCAATGCTGGACAGGCCAATTACAGCGCCTCTAAGGCCGGTATAATAGGGCTTACAAAAACTACCGCTAAAGAGTATGCTAAAAGAAATATAACAGTTAATGCCGTAGCACCTGGCTTTATTAAAACCGCTATGACTGAAGCGCTGCCGGATAAAGTTAAAGAGGATATGTTTAACTCTATCCCTATGGGA
Coding sequences:
- the fabG gene encoding 3-oxoacyl-[acyl-carrier-protein] reductase, producing the protein MKDRVALVTGSARGIGKAIAEVLAQRGANVVISDVNLEEAQKTAAEIATFGVKTMAVKFDVSNSKEVTEAFSAITAQFGQLDILINNAGITKDSLIMRMKDEDWDAVINVNLKSVFLCSKEALKTMSKQRYGRIVNIASIVAFIGNAGQANYSASKAGIIGLTKTTAKEYAKRNITVNAVAPGFIKTAMTEALPDKVKEDMFNSIPMGRFGEVSDVANAVAFLASESAMYITGNVIHVNGGMYM